A single region of the Sulfitobacter geojensis genome encodes:
- a CDS encoding HAD family hydrolase, with product MTPQAVVFDIGNVLIEWQPERFFDSVIGADRRRAMFATVDLHAMNDRVDSGETFRDVIIETARATPEWHNEIMLWHDRWLDMASPAIDHSVRLMAALQSRNIPVFSLTNFGIQTYELAATRYPFLRQFDRDFISGHLGVIKPDAAIYAALEETSGLPPRALLFTDDRIDNINAAAQRGWQTHHFTGPQGWADRLVSAGLLTKDDAT from the coding sequence ATGACACCTCAAGCCGTGGTTTTCGACATCGGAAACGTGCTGATCGAATGGCAACCGGAACGCTTTTTCGACAGCGTTATCGGCGCGGACCGCCGCCGTGCGATGTTCGCCACCGTCGATCTGCATGCCATGAACGATCGCGTCGACAGTGGTGAAACCTTCCGCGATGTCATTATCGAAACCGCGCGCGCCACGCCGGAATGGCACAATGAAATCATGCTCTGGCATGACCGCTGGCTGGATATGGCATCCCCCGCGATTGACCATTCCGTCCGGTTGATGGCCGCCCTGCAATCACGCAATATACCGGTCTTTTCCCTGACGAATTTTGGCATCCAGACCTATGAACTTGCCGCCACGCGTTACCCGTTTTTACGCCAGTTCGACCGCGATTTCATCTCGGGGCACCTTGGCGTCATCAAACCCGATGCCGCCATCTATGCCGCTCTTGAAGAAACCAGCGGCCTTCCCCCGCGGGCCCTGCTGTTTACCGACGACCGCATTGATAACATCAATGCCGCCGCGCAACGGGGCTGGCAAACCCATCACTTCACAGGCCCGCAAGGTTGGGCCGACCGGCTTGTCTCGGCAGGCCTGTTAACCAAGGACGACGCAACATGA
- a CDS encoding YaiI/YqxD family protein has translation MTALYIDADACPVKAEAERVATRHKIRMYVVSNGGLRPSQNPLVETVIVPDGPDVADMWIAERCGTGDVVVTGDIPLAAKCVEAGAKVLKHNGEALTAANIGNVLATRDLMTDLRAADPFRQGGGKSFTKADRSRFLDALERELRAAARL, from the coding sequence ATGACCGCCCTTTACATCGACGCCGACGCTTGTCCGGTCAAAGCCGAAGCCGAACGCGTGGCGACCCGCCACAAGATCCGCATGTACGTGGTGTCCAACGGCGGGCTGCGCCCGTCACAGAACCCGCTGGTGGAAACGGTGATCGTGCCGGATGGACCCGATGTGGCGGACATGTGGATCGCAGAGCGTTGCGGCACAGGCGATGTGGTGGTCACCGGTGACATTCCGCTGGCCGCAAAATGCGTCGAAGCCGGCGCAAAAGTCCTGAAACATAACGGCGAGGCCTTGACCGCAGCCAACATCGGCAACGTACTGGCGACCCGCGATCTGATGACTGATCTGCGTGCCGCTGACCCGTTTCGCCAGGGCGGCGGCAAAAGCTTTACCAAAGCGGACCGGTCGCGGTTTCTGGATGCGCTGGAGCGCGAGCTGCGCGCAGCGGCACGGTTGTGA
- the fghA gene encoding S-formylglutathione hydrolase — MKTISENASFGGTQGVYSHASTACNCEMTFGLFLPAEARDGPVPVLWYLSGLTCTHENAMNKAGAQAWAAEHGIAVVFPDTSPRGDDVADDEAYDLGKGAGFYVNATQDPWKPHFQMWDYIAEELPAFLGAHFALDMDRQGITGHSMGGHGALTLAMNLPGRFLSVSAFAPIANPTGSDWGRKQLTAYLGEDDAKWAKHDASLLMADVGFDGPVLIDQGTADQFLDLLKPEALAAALATKRQQGSFRMQPAYDHSYFFVSTFMEDHVAFHAEALYGG; from the coding sequence ATGAAAACCATATCCGAGAATGCCAGTTTTGGCGGCACACAAGGGGTCTATTCCCATGCCTCCACCGCCTGTAACTGCGAGATGACTTTCGGCCTGTTCCTGCCCGCCGAAGCGCGCGATGGCCCCGTGCCGGTGCTGTGGTATCTGTCGGGTCTGACCTGCACCCACGAAAACGCCATGAACAAAGCCGGTGCGCAAGCATGGGCGGCAGAGCATGGCATCGCGGTGGTCTTCCCCGACACCTCGCCGCGCGGCGATGATGTGGCCGATGACGAGGCCTATGATCTGGGCAAAGGTGCCGGTTTCTATGTGAACGCCACCCAAGACCCTTGGAAGCCGCATTTCCAGATGTGGGACTATATCGCCGAAGAACTGCCCGCCTTTCTGGGCGCGCATTTTGCGCTGGATATGGATCGCCAAGGCATCACCGGCCACTCGATGGGCGGCCATGGCGCTCTGACGCTGGCGATGAACCTGCCCGGACGGTTCCTGTCGGTTTCCGCCTTTGCGCCCATCGCCAACCCCACGGGCAGCGATTGGGGCCGCAAACAACTGACCGCATATCTGGGCGAGGATGACGCCAAATGGGCCAAACACGACGCCAGCCTGCTGATGGCCGATGTGGGTTTTGACGGCCCTGTCCTGATCGACCAAGGGACCGCTGACCAGTTCCTTGACCTCTTGAAACCCGAAGCCTTGGCCGCCGCCCTCGCAACCAAACGCCAGCAAGGCAGTTTCCGCATGCAACCGGCGTATGATCACAGCTATTTCTTCGTCTCTACCTTCATGGAAGACCACGTCGCCTTTCACGCCGAAGCGCTGTACGGGGGCTGA
- a CDS encoding AEC family transporter, with amino-acid sequence MLAIFLKTLPFFALIGLGFWAGRTRFFTAEATAYLTKFVFYFALSAMLFRFSANLSMAELWDTRLFAAYLWGTAFVYGIATIVGFLRGLDIPTTAIEAQCAVIGNAGFLGVPMLTLLLGPEAIGPVLLALAIDLIVFSSLIVILITGSRDGQVSLRMLRNIGVGLLKNPMIVAISAGFLWSGLQIPIPDPMNDFLAILGGAATPGALFAIGASLAFTAPDNMPVAGWLTFCKLVLHPLFVGFAALFLFGVDPFKAGVIIAVAALPVAGNVYMLAQHYGVAPVRVSTAILVSTAISILTVSLVIGWITTA; translated from the coding sequence ATGCTCGCGATCTTTCTGAAAACATTGCCGTTCTTCGCCCTGATCGGGTTGGGTTTCTGGGCAGGCCGCACCCGCTTTTTCACCGCAGAGGCGACGGCATACCTTACGAAATTCGTGTTCTACTTTGCCCTGTCGGCCATGCTTTTCCGGTTTTCGGCCAATCTGTCGATGGCCGAGCTTTGGGATACGCGCCTTTTCGCGGCCTATCTATGGGGCACCGCATTCGTCTATGGCATCGCCACCATCGTCGGGTTCCTGCGCGGGCTCGACATTCCCACCACCGCCATCGAAGCCCAGTGTGCGGTCATCGGCAACGCCGGTTTTCTGGGCGTGCCAATGCTGACCCTGCTGCTGGGACCAGAAGCGATCGGCCCCGTCCTGTTGGCCTTGGCCATTGATCTGATTGTATTTTCCAGCCTCATCGTCATTCTCATCACCGGTTCACGGGATGGACAGGTCAGCCTGCGCATGCTGCGCAACATCGGCGTTGGTCTGCTGAAGAATCCGATGATCGTGGCGATCTCGGCCGGGTTTCTGTGGTCCGGCCTGCAGATCCCGATCCCCGATCCGATGAACGATTTCCTTGCCATCCTTGGCGGTGCCGCGACCCCCGGTGCGTTGTTTGCCATCGGCGCTTCGCTGGCCTTTACCGCCCCTGACAACATGCCCGTCGCCGGTTGGCTGACCTTTTGCAAACTCGTTCTGCATCCGCTGTTCGTCGGGTTTGCCGCCCTGTTCCTGTTCGGCGTTGATCCGTTCAAGGCCGGCGTCATCATTGCCGTTGCGGCCCTTCCTGTTGCGGGCAATGTCTATATGCTGGCGCAGCATTATGGTGTCGCACCGGTGCGGGTTTCGACCGCCATCCTTGTGTCGACCGCCATCAGCATTCTTACCGTCAGCCTTGTTATCGGCTGGATCACCACCGCCTGA
- the mbfA gene encoding iron exporter MbfA, translating into MRFSFNRKRFKDLSEQEVLALAISSEEDDARIYRGYAETLRAEYPDSAAVFDGMAAEEDIHRQRLIDLHLQRFGSVIPLIRREHVSGYYARRPVWLIENLGLERIRTEAAAMERDAERFYLAAAARTKDAATRKLLGDLAAAEAGHQNTATDLSAQHLDPDSAAAEDDQERRQFLLTWVQPGLAGLMDGSVSTLAPIFATAFATQDTWTTFLVGLAASVGAGISMGFTEAASDDGSLSGRGSPWKRGFASGIMTTLGGLGHALPYLIPDFWTATTVAFVVVFVELWAIAWIQNKYMDTPFFRAALQVVLGGALVFATGVLIGSG; encoded by the coding sequence ATGCGTTTTTCGTTCAACAGGAAGCGGTTCAAGGATCTGAGCGAGCAGGAAGTGCTGGCGCTTGCCATTTCATCCGAAGAAGACGACGCGCGGATCTATCGCGGATATGCTGAAACGCTGCGAGCTGAATACCCCGACTCTGCGGCAGTATTCGATGGCATGGCCGCCGAAGAGGACATCCACCGCCAGCGCCTGATTGATCTGCACCTGCAACGTTTTGGTTCCGTGATCCCGCTGATCCGGCGCGAACATGTGTCGGGCTATTACGCACGCCGCCCTGTCTGGTTGATCGAAAACCTCGGGCTTGAACGGATCAGAACCGAAGCCGCCGCAATGGAACGCGATGCGGAACGTTTCTATCTGGCCGCTGCCGCGCGCACCAAAGACGCGGCAACCCGCAAATTGCTCGGCGATCTGGCCGCTGCCGAAGCCGGTCACCAGAACACCGCCACCGACCTGTCTGCACAGCATCTGGACCCCGATAGCGCTGCCGCCGAGGATGATCAGGAACGCCGCCAGTTCCTGTTAACCTGGGTACAGCCGGGGTTGGCGGGATTGATGGACGGCTCTGTTTCGACCCTTGCGCCGATCTTTGCCACCGCTTTCGCGACGCAGGACACGTGGACGACCTTCCTTGTCGGTCTGGCCGCTTCTGTCGGCGCGGGCATCTCGATGGGCTTTACCGAAGCGGCCTCTGACGATGGCTCCCTTTCTGGGCGCGGCTCGCCTTGGAAGCGCGGATTTGCCTCCGGCATCATGACCACATTGGGCGGGTTGGGCCACGCGCTGCCCTATCTGATCCCCGATTTCTGGACGGCCACCACCGTGGCTTTTGTCGTGGTGTTTGTCGAACTCTGGGCAATCGCGTGGATCCAGAACAAATACATGGACACCCCGTTTTTCCGCGCCGCCTTACAGGTTGTTCTGGGCGGTGCCCTTGTCTTTGCCACGGGTGTGCTGATCGGGTCGGGATAG
- a CDS encoding TetR/AcrR family transcriptional regulator: MSLSTPQVRKGRKYDQVLEGARAVFLADGFEGASVDEIARVAAVSKATLYSYFPDKRVLFMEVATAECARQAKEALDHIDMDAAPRKVLYETAYHFLRFITSTFGLQVFRMCVAESDRFPAIGQSFYNSGPVMMQSEMAEYFEAAEARGVLKVDDYMLAADQFGELCKADIWPRLIFGVSKSVTEAEITRVVEGAVDMFMARYGTELEGESR; this comes from the coding sequence ATGTCCCTTTCCACTCCTCAGGTCCGCAAGGGCCGCAAGTATGATCAGGTTCTGGAAGGGGCGCGGGCCGTCTTCCTGGCGGACGGCTTTGAAGGGGCGAGCGTGGATGAAATCGCGCGGGTCGCAGCGGTATCCAAGGCCACGCTTTACAGTTATTTTCCCGACAAACGTGTGTTGTTCATGGAGGTTGCTACGGCCGAATGTGCCCGTCAGGCCAAGGAGGCGTTGGATCATATTGATATGGACGCGGCCCCGCGCAAAGTTCTGTACGAAACGGCGTATCATTTTCTGCGGTTCATCACCTCGACATTCGGGTTGCAGGTGTTTCGCATGTGCGTCGCGGAATCCGACCGGTTTCCAGCGATCGGGCAAAGTTTCTACAATTCGGGTCCTGTCATGATGCAAAGCGAAATGGCAGAGTATTTTGAAGCCGCCGAAGCCCGCGGCGTGTTGAAGGTTGACGATTACATGCTTGCGGCGGACCAGTTCGGCGAGCTTTGCAAAGCAGACATCTGGCCGCGCCTGATTTTCGGGGTCAGCAAATCGGTGACGGAAGCAGAGATTACCCGCGTCGTCGAGGGCGCGGTCGATATGTTCATGGCCCGTTACGGCACGGAATTAGAAGGAGAAAGCAGATGA
- a CDS encoding I78 family peptidase inhibitor has product MKNVFYAGPVMALVVVAGCTAAPMSKPAGTAQPASGPDTCNAAAYQNLIGQDAVVDLSLPDPKRTYRLGDPVTTDFNPARLNIKLDDTDTIIAIDCG; this is encoded by the coding sequence ATGAAAAATGTATTTTATGCAGGTCCGGTGATGGCGCTGGTCGTGGTGGCGGGATGTACGGCCGCGCCGATGTCCAAACCGGCGGGCACTGCGCAGCCAGCCAGCGGGCCGGATACGTGTAACGCGGCCGCCTATCAGAACCTGATTGGGCAGGACGCGGTGGTTGACCTGTCCTTGCCCGATCCGAAACGCACCTACCGCTTAGGCGATCCGGTGACGACTGATTTCAATCCGGCGCGGTTGAACATCAAACTGGATGACACGGATACGATCATCGCGATTGATTGCGGCTAA
- the paaK gene encoding phenylacetate--CoA ligase PaaK translates to MKDLTPARDTLDAIEIASRDEIAALQLKRMKWSLRHAYDNVPFYKKSFDDAGVHPDDLHDLSDLAKFPFTVKTDLRDNYPFKMFAVPREQVARIHASSGTTGQPTVVGYTQTDLDNWGSVVARSLRAAGLQRGDMLHNAYGYGLFTGGLGIHLGADALGLSTYPISGGMTPRQVRLIDDFKPKGITVTPSYSLSILDEFAAQGLDPRDSSLEVGIFGAEPWTNAMRHEIEQAFDMHAVDIYGLSEVMGPGVSMECVETKDGLHIWEDHFYPEIINPETGEPVAEGEQGELVFTSLTKEAFPIIRYRTRDLTRLLPGTARSMRRMEKVTGRSDDMIILRGVNVFPTQIEEALMATKGLAPHFQIELSRPDRMDQMRVLCECADASVSAEMRETAAKAMSAHIKQTVGISVKIEVADVGGVARSEGKAVRIVDNRPKG, encoded by the coding sequence ATGAAAGACCTGACCCCCGCCCGCGACACGCTGGATGCCATCGAAATCGCCAGCCGTGACGAGATTGCAGCCCTGCAATTAAAGCGGATGAAATGGTCCCTGCGCCACGCCTACGACAACGTGCCGTTCTACAAGAAAAGCTTTGATGACGCGGGCGTGCATCCTGATGATCTGCACGATCTGTCCGATCTTGCGAAATTCCCCTTCACCGTCAAAACCGATCTGCGCGACAATTACCCGTTCAAAATGTTCGCCGTTCCGCGCGAACAGGTCGCTCGCATCCATGCCTCTTCAGGCACCACCGGCCAGCCCACCGTTGTCGGTTATACCCAAACAGATCTTGATAACTGGGGGTCGGTCGTGGCGCGCTCGCTGCGGGCCGCTGGCCTGCAACGCGGCGACATGCTGCACAACGCTTATGGCTATGGGTTGTTCACAGGCGGTCTGGGCATTCATCTGGGGGCGGATGCGCTTGGCCTGTCGACCTATCCCATCTCCGGCGGCATGACCCCCCGTCAGGTGCGCCTGATCGACGACTTCAAACCCAAGGGCATCACCGTCACCCCGTCCTATTCCCTGTCGATCCTTGATGAATTCGCCGCCCAAGGGCTGGACCCGCGCGACAGCTCGCTTGAAGTCGGGATTTTCGGCGCTGAGCCTTGGACCAACGCCATGCGCCACGAAATCGAACAGGCCTTTGATATGCATGCCGTTGATATCTATGGCCTGTCCGAGGTCATGGGACCGGGCGTGTCGATGGAATGTGTCGAAACCAAAGACGGGCTGCACATCTGGGAAGACCACTTTTACCCCGAAATCATCAACCCGGAAACCGGTGAACCCGTGGCCGAAGGCGAACAAGGCGAACTGGTCTTTACCTCACTGACCAAAGAGGCGTTTCCGATCATCCGGTATCGCACCCGCGACCTGACGCGGCTATTGCCCGGCACGGCGCGTTCCATGCGGCGGATGGAAAAGGTGACGGGGCGCAGCGACGACATGATTATCCTGCGCGGCGTGAATGTCTTTCCGACCCAGATCGAAGAGGCGCTGATGGCGACCAAAGGCCTTGCGCCGCATTTCCAGATCGAGCTGTCACGCCCTGACCGGATGGACCAGATGCGTGTGCTTTGCGAATGCGCCGACGCCAGCGTGAGCGCAGAGATGCGCGAAACCGCAGCCAAGGCTATGTCCGCCCATATCAAACAAACCGTCGGCATCAGCGTCAAAATCGAAGTGGCCGATGTGGGCGGCGTGGCCCGCTCCGAGGGCAAGGCCGTGCGGATCGTGGACAACCGCCCGAAAGGGTAA
- the paaI gene encoding hydroxyphenylacetyl-CoA thioesterase PaaI — protein MTPQDRARKSADLMFASDSASRGLGIAITDIGPGHAVLQMKVRADMLNGHGICHGGFIFTLADSAFAFACNSYNQLVVAQQNQITYVAPGQEGEMLTATATETSRTGRSGVYDVTVTGEDGRTVALFRGLSRTIKGQHFDEEGTPA, from the coding sequence ATGACACCGCAAGACCGTGCACGCAAATCCGCCGACCTGATGTTTGCATCTGACTCTGCCTCGCGCGGGCTTGGAATAGCGATCACAGATATTGGCCCCGGTCACGCTGTTTTGCAGATGAAAGTGCGCGCCGACATGCTGAACGGACATGGCATTTGTCACGGCGGTTTCATCTTTACACTGGCCGACAGCGCCTTCGCTTTTGCCTGCAACAGCTACAACCAGCTTGTCGTCGCCCAGCAGAACCAGATCACCTATGTCGCCCCCGGTCAGGAGGGCGAAATGCTGACCGCAACCGCCACCGAAACCTCCCGCACCGGGCGTTCCGGTGTGTATGACGTGACAGTGACGGGCGAAGACGGCCGCACCGTCGCCTTGTTTCGCGGCCTGTCCCGCACGATCAAAGGCCAACATTTCGACGAAGAAGGAACCCCCGCATGA